From a single Micromonospora carbonacea genomic region:
- a CDS encoding serine/threonine-protein kinase translates to MGGAVRNGAQLLGERYRLVEQLGAGGMSVVWRGYDEVLGRQVAVKVLASRLASDRAFRHRLRAEAQAAARLCHPNITNVYDYGESEQVGLTVPYVVMELVDGGPLSARLGRDGTLPWREAVTIGAEVTSALATAHARGVVHRDVTPGNVMLTSTGVKVVDFGISALAGESEKGADGTLLGTPAYLAPERLDNGQVSPATDVYALGLLLYRMLTGRLPWQASTTTQMLRAHMYAEPEPMPDVSGLPAEVAGLVHRCLAKRPEDRPVTAEVARTLAGAAGMLATVTVPSAPSGGDPARLDPDVLANAGTTILPWSTETGALPFPGRTRTRRAVVRRRRVEAGVAAAGLVAVTATMWGLTSRSPASGGIDRPIEARMGLTGPPPCAVDYALRKDSGKDFTAELTLTNTSERELRDWTMSFAFPGQQTVTKTDPAVRQQGRTVEVRPAAGQPALAPGAARKVALTGRYTGTNPLPLEFRLGDAECRVRVSGVAGTVPTVKPTAKPTKAPAKPATKKATVAKAGGPGGGNSGAGGGAKAQPDKPPKPGPPDKPAPPRKPGPSGKGK, encoded by the coding sequence ATGGGTGGAGCGGTCCGTAACGGCGCGCAGCTCCTCGGTGAGCGCTACCGGCTCGTCGAGCAGCTCGGCGCGGGCGGCATGTCCGTCGTGTGGCGCGGCTACGACGAGGTGCTGGGCCGGCAGGTCGCGGTGAAGGTGCTCGCCTCCCGGCTGGCCAGCGACCGGGCGTTCCGGCACCGGCTCCGCGCCGAGGCCCAGGCCGCCGCCCGGCTCTGCCACCCCAACATCACCAACGTGTACGACTACGGCGAGTCCGAGCAGGTCGGGCTGACCGTCCCGTACGTCGTCATGGAGCTGGTCGACGGCGGGCCGCTGAGCGCCCGGCTCGGCCGCGACGGGACGCTGCCCTGGCGGGAGGCCGTGACCATCGGCGCGGAGGTGACCTCGGCGCTGGCCACCGCCCACGCCCGGGGGGTGGTGCACCGCGACGTGACCCCGGGCAACGTCATGCTCACCTCCACCGGCGTGAAGGTCGTCGACTTCGGCATCTCGGCGCTGGCCGGGGAGAGCGAGAAGGGCGCGGACGGCACGCTGCTCGGCACCCCCGCCTACCTGGCCCCGGAGCGGCTGGACAACGGCCAGGTCTCCCCGGCCACCGACGTGTACGCCCTCGGCCTGCTGCTCTACCGGATGCTCACCGGCCGGCTGCCGTGGCAGGCGAGCACCACCACCCAGATGCTGCGCGCCCACATGTACGCCGAGCCCGAGCCGATGCCGGACGTGTCGGGGCTGCCCGCCGAGGTGGCCGGGCTGGTGCACCGCTGCCTGGCCAAGCGCCCCGAGGACCGGCCGGTGACCGCCGAGGTGGCCCGCACCCTCGCCGGGGCCGCCGGGATGCTCGCCACGGTCACGGTGCCGTCCGCGCCGTCCGGCGGCGACCCGGCCCGGCTCGACCCGGACGTGCTCGCCAACGCCGGCACCACGATCCTGCCCTGGTCGACGGAGACCGGCGCGCTGCCCTTCCCGGGCCGCACCCGCACCCGGCGGGCGGTGGTCCGGCGGCGGCGGGTCGAGGCGGGGGTGGCGGCGGCCGGCCTGGTGGCGGTGACCGCGACGATGTGGGGGCTGACGTCCCGCAGCCCGGCCAGCGGCGGCATCGACCGGCCCATCGAGGCCCGGATGGGGCTGACCGGGCCGCCGCCCTGCGCCGTCGACTACGCGCTGCGCAAGGACTCCGGGAAGGACTTCACCGCCGAGCTGACCCTCACCAACACCTCCGAACGGGAGCTGCGCGACTGGACGATGAGCTTCGCGTTCCCCGGCCAGCAGACCGTGACGAAGACCGACCCGGCGGTACGCCAGCAGGGGCGCACGGTCGAGGTGCGTCCCGCCGCCGGGCAGCCCGCGCTGGCACCCGGAGCGGCCCGCAAGGTCGCCCTGACCGGCCGGTACACCGGCACGAACCCGCTGCCGCTGGAGTTCCGCCTCGGCGACGCCGAGTGCCGGGTACGCGTCTCCGGCGTCGCCGGGACCGTGCCCACCGTCAAGCCGACCGCCAAGCCGACGAAGGCCCCGGCGAAGCCCGCCACGAAGAAGGCCACGGTCGCGAAGGCCGGCGGCCCCGGCGGTGGGAACAGCGGCGCGGGCGGCGGCGCGAAGGCCCAGCCGGACAAGCCACCGAAGCCCGGCCCGCCCGACAAGCCCGCTCCGCCCCGCAAGCCCGGCCCGTCCGGCAAGGGCAAGTAG
- a CDS encoding inositol monophosphatase family protein: protein MADLTDTLTDDVAELLHRAATDVVLPLFQQLDDGDVTEKAPGDLVTIADQRAEELISAALRRLRPGSVVVGEEAVADDPALLGHLRDGGDVWLVDPVDGTANFAAGRRPFALMVALLTGGEQVGAWVLDPLGGTLAVARAGHGTTVNGAPVRVGDAVPPPGELRGTAMTQFLPPKLRRRAEAGGERIGALLPGQHCAGREYLDLLVGEQQFVLFWRTLPWDHAPGALLVREAGGVARRFDGSDYHPAEDASGLLVAVNERVWAEAREALILD from the coding sequence GTGGCTGACCTCACCGACACCCTGACCGACGACGTCGCCGAGCTGCTGCACCGGGCGGCGACGGACGTCGTGCTGCCCCTGTTCCAGCAGCTCGACGACGGCGACGTGACGGAGAAGGCCCCCGGTGACCTGGTCACCATCGCCGACCAGCGGGCCGAGGAGCTGATCAGCGCCGCGCTGCGCCGGCTGCGCCCCGGCTCGGTGGTGGTCGGCGAGGAGGCGGTCGCCGACGACCCGGCCCTGCTCGGGCACCTGCGCGACGGCGGGGACGTCTGGCTGGTCGACCCCGTCGACGGCACCGCCAACTTCGCCGCCGGCCGGCGCCCGTTCGCGCTGATGGTGGCGCTGCTGACCGGCGGCGAGCAGGTCGGCGCGTGGGTGCTCGACCCGCTGGGCGGGACGCTGGCCGTCGCCCGCGCGGGCCACGGCACGACGGTGAACGGCGCGCCGGTGCGCGTCGGCGACGCGGTGCCGCCACCGGGCGAGCTGCGCGGCACCGCGATGACCCAGTTCCTGCCACCGAAGCTGCGGCGGCGCGCCGAGGCCGGCGGGGAGCGCATCGGCGCGCTGCTGCCCGGCCAGCACTGCGCCGGTCGGGAATACCTCGACCTGCTCGTCGGCGAGCAGCAGTTCGTGCTCTTCTGGCGCACCCTGCCGTGGGACCACGCCCCCGGGGCGCTGCTGGTCCGCGAGGCCGGCGGGGTGGCCCGCCGGTTCGACGGCAGCGACTACCACCCGGCCGAGGACGCGTCGGGGCTGCTGGTCGCCGTGAACGAGCGGGTGTGGGCCGAGGCCCGCGAGGCGTTGATCCTCGACTGA
- a CDS encoding fused MFS/spermidine synthase: MSSSSSSAAVAPARPAPPDARALPNGLAAFLVFFSSGAVLVLETVALRLVGPYVGVTLEVTSSVIGIALGAIAYGAWTGGWLADRRDPRALIAPALVLAGIATAVTLPVVRYAGEVLRGGAASAVLLLTALAVFVPAALLAAVTPLVVKLQLADLRRTGQVVGRLSGVGTLGGITATLLTGFVLVAALPSSVILLALAVLLGGTGLGLGAYLHRQGRAGLAGAGTGLPGPVRTKAVLAVLGLAGAGLTTVAPNPCDVETAYHCASVETDPGRPSGRTLLLNSAQHSYVDLADPTHLEYAYTQWIGAAADVAAPAGQRLDALHLGGGGFTVPRYLTATRPGTDNAVFEIDGGLVELDRRELGVRPGPDLRIEAGDARVLLDAEPADSRDLVVGDAFGHLVVPWHLATREMAAGINRVLRPGGIYVQNVIDYPPGRFVRSEVATVAAAFRHVALVAPPDAVAGRTGANFLIVASDEPLPLAPLAQRINALPEAAIVLAGDVLASFVGDALVLTDDYAPVDQLLATA; this comes from the coding sequence GTGAGCAGCTCATCGTCGTCCGCCGCCGTCGCGCCGGCGCGGCCCGCGCCGCCTGACGCCCGCGCCCTGCCCAACGGGCTCGCCGCGTTCCTGGTCTTCTTCTCCAGCGGGGCGGTGCTCGTGCTGGAGACCGTCGCGCTGCGCCTCGTCGGCCCCTACGTCGGGGTCACCCTCGAAGTGACCAGCTCCGTCATCGGCATCGCGCTGGGCGCGATCGCGTACGGGGCGTGGACCGGCGGGTGGCTGGCCGACCGGCGGGACCCGCGCGCCCTGATCGCCCCGGCGCTGGTGCTGGCCGGCATCGCCACCGCCGTCACCCTCCCCGTCGTCCGGTACGCGGGCGAGGTGCTGCGCGGCGGGGCGGCCAGCGCCGTGCTGCTGCTCACCGCGCTTGCCGTGTTCGTGCCGGCGGCGCTGCTCGCGGCGGTCACCCCGCTCGTGGTGAAGCTCCAGCTCGCCGACCTGCGCCGCACCGGGCAGGTCGTCGGCCGGCTCTCCGGCGTCGGCACGCTGGGCGGCATCACGGCCACCCTGCTGACCGGCTTCGTGCTCGTCGCGGCGCTGCCCAGCAGCGTCATCCTGCTCGCCCTCGCCGTGCTGCTCGGCGGCACCGGGCTGGGGCTCGGCGCGTACCTGCACCGGCAGGGGCGGGCGGGGCTGGCCGGGGCGGGGACGGGGCTGCCCGGCCCGGTCCGGACGAAGGCCGTCCTCGCGGTGCTCGGGCTGGCCGGGGCGGGGCTGACCACCGTCGCCCCGAACCCGTGCGACGTGGAGACGGCGTACCACTGCGCGTCGGTGGAGACCGATCCCGGCCGGCCGTCCGGGCGCACGCTGCTGCTCAACTCCGCCCAGCACTCGTACGTCGACCTGGCCGACCCCACCCACCTGGAGTACGCGTACACGCAGTGGATCGGCGCGGCGGCCGACGTGGCCGCCCCCGCCGGGCAACGGCTGGACGCCCTGCACCTGGGCGGCGGCGGCTTCACCGTGCCGCGCTACCTGACCGCCACCCGGCCCGGCACCGACAACGCGGTCTTCGAGATCGACGGCGGCCTCGTCGAGCTGGACCGCCGGGAGCTGGGCGTGCGCCCCGGGCCGGACCTGCGCATCGAGGCCGGCGACGCCCGGGTGCTGCTCGACGCGGAGCCCGCCGACAGCCGTGACCTGGTGGTCGGCGACGCGTTCGGGCACCTCGTGGTGCCGTGGCACCTGGCCACCCGGGAGATGGCCGCCGGGATCAACCGGGTGCTGCGCCCCGGCGGGATCTACGTGCAGAACGTCATCGACTACCCGCCCGGCCGGTTCGTCCGCAGCGAGGTGGCCACCGTCGCCGCCGCGTTCCGGCACGTCGCCCTGGTCGCCCCGCCCGACGCGGTCGCCGGCCGGACCGGCGCGAACTTCCTCATCGTCGCCTCCGACGAGCCGCTGCCGCTGGCCCCGCTCGCGCAGCGGATCAACGCGCTGCCCGAGGCGGCGATCGTGCTCGCCGGCGACGTGCTGGCGTCCTTCGTCGGCGACGCGCTGGTGCTCACCGACGACTACGCGCCCGTGGACCAACTGCTCGCGACCGCCTGA
- a CDS encoding coiled-coil domain-containing protein translates to MPRTSLIRRRGRGPLTVLLVAVALLLGVGAGPAAAEPNEGGTKKLREALESAAKGHIEAKAKLDNSKRRQQLLTAQLKTVETRLAGLTAQVGEVAAQSYRLGRMTAPALLIQSVSPEAFLNRAAELDVMAQRDSRRLRELIDTRDEANRAKIAIDAEVREQQKQLAALAKKKREAETALAAVSSGGGSGFGGGSASAKPAPRNSDGSWPSESCSVNDPTTSGCITPRTLHALQQAKAAGYKRYVSCYRSGGSGEHPKGRACDFSAATNGFKDETATGGDKAYGDSLANYFKNNASRLGVLYVIWYRQIWMPNTGWRAYSGSGSPAADHTNHVHLSMY, encoded by the coding sequence GTGCCCAGGACCAGCCTCATCCGGCGTCGCGGCCGGGGGCCGCTGACCGTGCTGCTCGTCGCCGTGGCGCTGCTGCTCGGCGTGGGCGCCGGGCCGGCCGCCGCCGAACCCAACGAGGGCGGCACGAAGAAGCTGCGCGAGGCGCTGGAGTCCGCGGCCAAGGGGCACATCGAGGCCAAGGCGAAGCTCGACAACTCCAAGCGCCGGCAGCAGCTGCTCACCGCCCAGCTCAAGACCGTCGAGACCCGGCTGGCGGGGCTGACCGCACAGGTCGGCGAGGTGGCCGCGCAGTCCTACCGGCTGGGGCGGATGACCGCGCCGGCGCTGCTCATCCAGTCGGTCTCCCCGGAGGCGTTCCTCAACCGCGCCGCCGAGCTGGACGTGATGGCCCAGCGGGACAGCCGCCGGCTGCGCGAGCTGATCGACACCCGGGACGAGGCGAACCGCGCCAAGATCGCCATCGACGCGGAGGTGCGGGAGCAGCAGAAGCAACTCGCGGCGCTGGCCAAGAAGAAGCGGGAGGCCGAGACGGCGCTCGCGGCGGTCAGCTCCGGCGGCGGCTCCGGGTTCGGCGGCGGTTCCGCCTCGGCCAAGCCGGCCCCGCGCAACTCCGACGGCAGTTGGCCGTCCGAGTCCTGCTCGGTCAACGACCCGACCACCTCCGGCTGCATCACCCCACGCACCCTGCACGCCCTCCAGCAGGCCAAGGCCGCCGGCTACAAGCGGTACGTCTCCTGCTACCGCAGCGGCGGCAGCGGCGAGCACCCCAAGGGCCGGGCCTGCGACTTCTCCGCCGCCACCAACGGCTTCAAGGACGAGACGGCCACCGGCGGCGACAAGGCGTACGGCGACAGCCTGGCCAACTACTTCAAGAACAACGCCAGCCGTCTCGGCGTGCTCTACGTGATCTGGTACCGGCAGATCTGGATGCCGAACACCGGGTGGCGGGCGTACAGCGGCAGCGGCAGCCCCGCCGCCGACCACACGAACCATGTTCATCTCTCGATGTACTGA
- a CDS encoding response regulator, protein MTAPADGKSPIEVLLVEDDPGDVLMTQEAFEEHKLRNRLTVVSDGAEALAYLRREGKYADAVTPDLVLLDLNLPRRDGREVLEEIKQDEQLCRIPVVVLTTSQADEDILRSYQLHANAYVTKPVDFERFIAVVRQIDEFFVSVVKLPPRG, encoded by the coding sequence ATGACCGCGCCCGCGGACGGCAAGAGCCCGATCGAGGTCCTGCTGGTCGAGGACGACCCCGGCGACGTCCTGATGACCCAGGAGGCGTTCGAGGAGCACAAGCTCCGCAACCGGCTGACCGTCGTCTCCGACGGCGCGGAGGCCCTGGCCTACCTGCGCCGCGAGGGCAAGTACGCGGACGCGGTGACACCGGACCTGGTCCTGCTCGACCTGAACCTGCCCCGCCGGGACGGCCGGGAGGTGCTGGAGGAGATAAAGCAGGACGAGCAGCTCTGCCGCATCCCGGTGGTGGTGCTGACCACCTCCCAGGCCGACGAGGACATCCTGCGCAGCTACCAGCTGCACGCGAACGCGTACGTCACGAAGCCGGTCGACTTCGAGCGGTTCATCGCGGTGGTCCGGCAGATCGACGAGTTCTTCGTCAGCGTGGTGAAGTTGCCGCCGCGTGGCTGA
- a CDS encoding potassium channel family protein translates to MIGLGRFGCHLASSLTQLGHEVLAIDRSGERVQRWSPYLDRVVQADATEEGALRQLGVTDFPRVVVAIGASVEASVLTVLGLAELGVPEIWARATSDKHAKILGSVGARHVIFPEAETGERVAHLIISKMLDFIEFGDDFAIAKVRVPDALVGRPLRELAPADRYGVMVVGAKLPGERFRYADPGTVLTPGSVLIVEGSIAQVQRFAELS, encoded by the coding sequence GTGATCGGGCTGGGCCGGTTCGGCTGCCACCTGGCCAGCTCACTGACCCAGCTCGGCCACGAGGTGCTGGCCATCGACCGCAGCGGCGAACGGGTGCAGCGCTGGTCGCCGTACCTGGACCGGGTGGTGCAGGCCGACGCGACCGAGGAGGGGGCGCTGCGGCAGCTCGGCGTGACGGACTTCCCGCGCGTGGTCGTGGCGATCGGCGCGTCCGTGGAGGCGAGCGTGCTGACCGTCCTCGGGCTGGCCGAGCTGGGCGTGCCGGAGATCTGGGCGCGGGCCACCTCGGACAAGCACGCGAAGATCCTCGGCTCGGTCGGCGCCCGCCACGTGATCTTCCCGGAGGCGGAGACCGGCGAGCGGGTGGCGCACCTGATCATCAGCAAGATGCTCGACTTCATCGAGTTCGGCGACGACTTCGCCATCGCCAAGGTGCGGGTGCCGGACGCGCTGGTCGGGCGACCGCTGCGCGAGCTGGCCCCGGCGGACCGCTACGGGGTGATGGTGGTCGGGGCGAAGCTGCCCGGCGAGCGGTTCCGGTACGCCGACCCGGGCACCGTCCTCACCCCCGGCAGCGTGCTGATCGTGGAGGGCAGCATCGCCCAGGTGCAGCGCTTCGCCGAGCTGAGCTGA